The Acidobacteriota bacterium genome contains a region encoding:
- a CDS encoding MFS transporter, whose protein sequence is MTTAVDASGWFGWWRAGTPEGRRALVAGGLGWMLDSFDVMLYALVLATLIKDLGISKDTAGLLGSITLVASAVGGLVFGIVADRYGRTRSLIASILIYSVFTAMCGFSQTVMQLAVFRICLGLGMGGEWASGAALVSETWPAEYRGKALGFMQSAWAIGYAAAALVVAIVMPIWGWRAVFFVGVLPALLTIWVQKRVAEPAMWNERRGRAAASRAGLSDIFKGDLLRLTVPVTLMNACTMFAWWGFNQWIPAYLSLPVADGGIGLSTRVMSGFIIAMQVGMWFGYVSFGFISDAIGRKRAYVIYVLMAAVLLLGYSVTRTPAVLLVLGPVTAFFATGYFTGFGAVTAEIYPTEIRATAQGFTYNIGRLGSAVAPYAVGSLAAGRGFGVAFSVAAVAFVLAAVAWIWIPETKGRALA, encoded by the coding sequence ATGACGACAGCGGTTGACGCGTCCGGCTGGTTCGGATGGTGGCGGGCCGGCACACCCGAAGGGCGGCGGGCACTGGTTGCGGGCGGCCTGGGCTGGATGCTCGACAGCTTCGACGTGATGCTCTATGCGCTTGTGCTGGCGACCCTCATCAAGGACCTCGGCATCAGCAAGGACACCGCGGGCCTGCTGGGCTCGATCACGCTGGTGGCCTCCGCAGTCGGGGGGCTGGTGTTCGGCATTGTCGCCGATCGATACGGGCGGACACGGTCCCTGATTGCCAGCATCCTCATCTATTCCGTGTTCACCGCCATGTGCGGTTTCTCGCAGACGGTGATGCAGTTGGCCGTCTTCCGCATCTGCCTCGGCCTCGGGATGGGCGGCGAATGGGCGAGCGGCGCCGCGCTGGTGTCGGAAACCTGGCCTGCCGAGTATCGAGGCAAGGCGCTCGGCTTCATGCAAAGCGCGTGGGCGATTGGCTACGCCGCCGCAGCCCTGGTGGTGGCCATCGTGATGCCCATCTGGGGATGGCGAGCCGTGTTCTTCGTCGGTGTGCTGCCCGCCCTGCTCACCATCTGGGTGCAGAAGCGGGTTGCCGAACCGGCCATGTGGAACGAGCGCCGAGGCCGCGCGGCCGCCTCGCGCGCGGGTCTCAGTGACATCTTCAAGGGCGATCTGCTGCGCCTCACGGTGCCGGTCACGCTCATGAACGCCTGCACGATGTTCGCGTGGTGGGGGTTCAATCAATGGATCCCGGCATACCTGTCGCTTCCGGTGGCGGACGGCGGCATCGGCCTCAGCACGCGCGTGATGTCCGGATTCATCATCGCGATGCAGGTCGGGATGTGGTTCGGCTACGTGTCGTTCGGGTTCATCAGCGATGCCATCGGACGCAAGCGTGCATACGTGATCTACGTGCTCATGGCTGCGGTACTGCTGCTCGGCTACTCGGTGACGCGGACGCCGGCGGTGCTCCTCGTGCTCGGCCCGGTCACGGCGTTTTTTGCGACGGGCTATTTCACCGGGTTCGGGGCCGTCACCGCCGAGATCTATCCGACCGAGATTCGCGCAACCGCCCAGGGCTTCACCTATAACATCGGGCGCCTGGGCAGCGCCGTGGCGCCGTACGCGGTCGGGTCCCTTGCTGCGGGCCGTGGATTCGGCGTCGCGTTTTCCGTCGCTGCCGTGGCCTTCGTGCTCGCGGCAGTCGCCTGGATCTGGATCCCGGAGACCAAGGGCCGCGCCCTGGCCTGA
- a CDS encoding M28 family peptidase: MKSKLTILALVLIATAVGMVAQEREDRTLLSAAEMRAIINEASGERALHHVIEMVPYPRVRPKSEYVGHFRESDVVATFAKEYGFSNVEIESFPAPGTAYQPSQGELWMVEPQMDKLYDIYDTAVSLAAGSDSGDVTAELVDVGAGGRPEDYARKDVAGRIVLGSAGTSALQRLAVFERGAIGVLSYNDLRADDLPDQLMSQSVSASAPQGKKPGFGWSISPRVGRDLAAHLARGEKVRLRSVVKAETFPGEMEMVHATIPGDGSTDQAIALSAHLYEGVLKQGANDDSSGCALILEMGRAYMRLVAEGKLPKPTRTIHFLFVPEISGTTAWLRAHDDVRKTLIADLNFDMEGLTLKLSGSAWVMHRTPDSFPTFLNDVGASVLEYVANLNRERVRYRSVGYGFTLPVVAQSGTRDPFFVIVDKHYGASDHVVYLGQGIPSLMFITWPDHYYHSSQDTPDKLDPTQLKRAAVVGIGCMSLLASAGDNAGMKVAAEALARGSERMGEAQRKGLSYLADLSFGLSLPDALKEARAAVRHQTNVEKAVVRSAAVLFDNPAGAEKKLAGFDALVDQRAGALQNEITAFFKLRAELLKVPAVEPAATDLEKLAARTTVEQVPPPAGAAAQGGRGGAAMQNVPAADRAAVQAARAKIPGHMTSELGTILRQKRTVIEIRDFISGEFEPVPLADVFDYLKATEKMGQIKLVEQPETPAKGKAPAVKKH, encoded by the coding sequence ATGAAATCGAAGCTGACGATTCTCGCCCTCGTGTTGATCGCCACCGCCGTCGGCATGGTGGCCCAGGAACGCGAAGATCGCACGCTGCTCTCGGCAGCCGAGATGCGCGCCATCATCAACGAAGCCTCGGGAGAGCGCGCGCTGCACCACGTGATCGAGATGGTGCCCTACCCGCGCGTGCGTCCTAAGAGCGAGTACGTAGGGCATTTTCGCGAGTCCGACGTCGTGGCGACATTTGCCAAGGAGTACGGATTCAGCAACGTCGAGATCGAGTCGTTTCCCGCGCCGGGCACGGCCTACCAGCCGTCGCAGGGTGAACTCTGGATGGTCGAACCTCAGATGGACAAGCTGTACGACATCTACGACACCGCGGTCTCGCTGGCGGCGGGCAGCGATTCGGGCGATGTGACGGCCGAACTGGTCGACGTGGGCGCGGGCGGGCGGCCCGAGGACTACGCACGCAAGGACGTAGCCGGCAGGATCGTGCTGGGATCGGCGGGCACCAGCGCACTCCAGCGCCTGGCGGTCTTCGAGCGCGGCGCGATCGGCGTGCTCAGCTACAACGACCTGCGCGCCGACGATCTTCCCGATCAGCTCATGTCCCAGAGTGTCTCGGCGTCGGCTCCACAGGGCAAGAAGCCCGGATTCGGCTGGTCCATCTCACCGCGCGTCGGCCGCGATCTCGCCGCCCACCTGGCGCGCGGCGAGAAGGTCAGGCTGCGCTCCGTCGTCAAGGCCGAGACGTTTCCCGGCGAGATGGAAATGGTCCACGCGACGATTCCCGGCGACGGCTCCACCGATCAGGCGATCGCGCTTTCCGCGCACCTCTACGAGGGCGTTCTCAAACAGGGCGCCAACGACGACAGCTCAGGCTGCGCGCTGATTCTCGAGATGGGGCGCGCCTACATGCGCCTGGTGGCCGAAGGCAAGCTGCCGAAACCGACGCGCACGATTCACTTCCTGTTCGTGCCGGAAATCAGCGGAACCACGGCCTGGCTCCGGGCGCACGACGACGTGCGAAAGACGCTCATTGCGGATCTGAATTTCGACATGGAAGGCCTGACGCTCAAGCTGAGCGGCAGCGCCTGGGTGATGCACCGCACGCCGGACAGCTTTCCGACGTTCCTGAACGATGTCGGGGCGAGTGTCCTCGAGTACGTCGCCAACCTCAACCGGGAGCGGGTGCGCTACCGTTCGGTCGGCTACGGCTTTACGCTCCCGGTGGTCGCGCAAAGCGGCACGCGGGATCCCTTCTTCGTGATCGTCGACAAGCACTACGGCGCGAGCGACCACGTGGTCTACCTGGGCCAGGGCATCCCGTCGCTGATGTTCATCACATGGCCGGATCACTACTATCACTCGTCGCAGGACACGCCAGACAAGCTGGATCCGACGCAGTTGAAGCGGGCGGCGGTCGTGGGGATCGGCTGTATGAGCCTGCTGGCCTCAGCCGGCGATAACGCGGGGATGAAGGTGGCGGCCGAGGCGCTTGCGCGCGGCAGTGAGCGGATGGGTGAAGCGCAGCGCAAGGGGTTGAGCTATCTGGCGGATCTCTCGTTTGGCCTGTCGCTGCCGGACGCGCTCAAGGAAGCGCGTGCGGCGGTCCGTCACCAGACCAACGTGGAAAAGGCCGTGGTCCGGTCGGCGGCGGTTCTCTTCGACAATCCGGCGGGTGCGGAAAAGAAGCTCGCGGGATTCGACGCGCTGGTCGATCAGCGCGCCGGGGCGCTCCAGAACGAAATCACGGCATTCTTCAAGCTGCGCGCCGAATTGTTGAAGGTGCCCGCCGTCGAACCGGCGGCGACCGACCTTGAGAAGCTCGCCGCGCGGACGACGGTCGAGCAGGTGCCGCCGCCGGCCGGAGCAGCCGCACAGGGCGGTCGAGGCGGCGCGGCGATGCAGAACGTGCCAGCCGCCGATCGCGCAGCTGTCCAGGCGGCCCGCGCGAAGATCCCGGGCCACATGACGTCTGAGCTGGGTACAATTCTTCGCCAGAAGAGGACCGTGATCGAGATTCGCGACTTCATCTCCGGCGAATTCGAACCCGTGCCCCTCGCCGACGTGTTTGACTACCTGAAGGCCACCGAGAAAATGGGCCAGATCAAGCTCGTGGAACAACCCGAAACGCCGGCCAAGGGCAAGGCACCGGCCGTCAAGAAGCACTGA
- a CDS encoding biotin-dependent carboxyltransferase family protein yields MRTIEVLEGGFFTTVQDLGRDQYQRFGVAVSGAMDSFALRAANRLVGNADTAAGLEVTMLGPEVRFAQAARVAVTGADLGACVDGRPIQTWRTVAVRAGSVLSFSGQRDGMRAYLAVDGGIDVPVVLGSRSTSTRTGLGGFDGRPLRAGDTLPLGEQPPGKGALRRAMRTSAIPSYGHSHHVRVVLGPQDEAFSEEGQLTFLTAEYTMTPQSDRIGCRFDGPRVAHRTNADIVSDGTTLGIVQVSGDGMPIVLMADRGTTGGYTKIATVISADVWRLAQAAPGDRVRFGAVDLDQACARLLEMEAVLDALVTPERARPAGPVEDVYDEDAGSELAADGFGELADALEQTGLGRDQ; encoded by the coding sequence ATGCGGACGATTGAGGTGCTCGAGGGGGGCTTCTTTACGACGGTCCAGGATCTCGGGCGCGACCAGTACCAGCGGTTCGGCGTGGCGGTGTCCGGCGCGATGGACAGCTTCGCGCTTCGCGCGGCTAATCGGCTCGTGGGGAACGCCGACACCGCCGCCGGCCTTGAAGTCACGATGCTCGGTCCAGAGGTGCGGTTTGCTCAAGCGGCCCGCGTGGCGGTGACGGGTGCTGATCTCGGCGCATGCGTGGATGGACGACCGATTCAGACGTGGCGCACGGTTGCCGTTCGCGCGGGATCGGTGCTGTCGTTTTCTGGCCAGCGCGACGGCATGCGGGCCTACCTCGCCGTGGACGGCGGGATCGATGTGCCAGTCGTGCTTGGCAGCCGCTCGACCTCCACCCGGACCGGGCTCGGCGGATTCGACGGGCGGCCGCTGCGTGCGGGAGACACGCTGCCGCTTGGCGAGCAACCGCCTGGGAAAGGCGCTCTCAGGCGTGCGATGCGAACTTCGGCCATTCCATCCTACGGCCACAGCCATCACGTGCGTGTCGTCCTTGGTCCGCAGGATGAGGCGTTTTCCGAGGAGGGACAGTTGACGTTCCTCACGGCCGAATACACGATGACGCCGCAGTCGGACCGCATTGGCTGCCGGTTCGACGGCCCCCGCGTCGCCCATCGCACGAACGCCGACATCGTGTCCGACGGCACAACGCTTGGCATCGTGCAGGTCAGCGGCGACGGCATGCCGATTGTCCTGATGGCGGATCGGGGCACGACCGGCGGTTACACGAAGATTGCGACAGTCATTTCGGCGGACGTCTGGCGGCTCGCACAGGCTGCGCCCGGCGACCGCGTCCGCTTCGGCGCCGTCGATCTCGACCAGGCCTGCGCGCGGTTGCTCGAGATGGAAGCTGTGCTCGATGCGCTGGTGACGCCGGAACGGGCCAGGCCGGCAGGACCGGTTGAGGACGTGTACGACGAGGACGCTGGAAGCGAATTGGCCGCCGACGGGTTCGGCGAACTGGCCGACGCGCTCGAACAGACGGGACTGGGGAGGGATCAATGA
- a CDS encoding molybdopterin-dependent oxidoreductase gives MSPRHTHSVRTACPLDCPDSCSMTATIEDGRLSKLDGSHEHPVTHGFICAKVRQFASRVYGRDRLLRPGIRTGPKGAGQFRWVEWDEALEHVAQKMIEARDRHGAESVLPFYYGGSNGLVTQDTTDMRLFRRFGASRLDRTVCASTTGAANQALYGKMPSVTYADYAHARLIVVWGANPSASAIHLVPHIREAQRNGAGLVVIDPRNTQLARLSDLHLPVRPGTDVAVALALHRYLFEGGLADTAFLDEHATGVDRLRERAAPWTLQRAAEVAGVPANDLRRFAAMYAESSPALIRCGWGLERNRNGGNAAMAILALPAVAGKFGVRGGGYSMSNSGSWGLTNTWIGADAPSTRVINMNHLGRVLTDSPQPPVTVLFVYNCNPLATMPDQNRVRRGLLRDDLTTVVFDQVMTDSAMYADVVLPATTFLEAYDLARAYGPINLQMTQPVIDAVGDARPNVEVFADLEQRLGLSQEGDPVTDVEMMMKILDELPESISGALKHQGQPVPPCGFAPVQFVDVFPRTPDARIDLFPERLDREAPLGLYAYQDDPVTDPFPLAMISPSTEKTISSTLGELNDRPAELSLHPEDARHREIADGDRIRVFNALGEVRCLVSVSPIVRPGTVSLPKGLWSRSTENGSTANALSPDTLSDIGGGACFNDARVQVEKLGEM, from the coding sequence ATGAGCCCGAGACACACTCATAGCGTCAGGACGGCGTGCCCGCTCGACTGCCCCGACTCGTGCAGCATGACTGCGACGATCGAGGATGGCCGGCTCAGCAAGCTCGACGGCAGTCACGAACACCCGGTGACGCACGGCTTCATCTGCGCCAAAGTCCGCCAGTTTGCCAGCCGCGTCTACGGCCGGGATCGCCTGCTGCGGCCGGGGATTCGCACGGGCCCGAAGGGTGCTGGTCAGTTCCGGTGGGTCGAGTGGGACGAAGCCCTGGAGCACGTCGCGCAGAAGATGATCGAGGCCAGAGATCGGCATGGCGCCGAGTCGGTCCTGCCGTTCTACTACGGAGGGTCGAACGGGCTCGTGACGCAGGATACGACCGACATGCGGCTGTTCCGGCGCTTTGGTGCCTCGCGCCTCGACCGCACGGTCTGCGCGTCGACCACGGGCGCGGCCAACCAGGCGCTCTACGGCAAGATGCCGTCGGTGACCTACGCGGACTACGCTCATGCCCGCCTCATTGTCGTGTGGGGCGCGAACCCGTCTGCGTCCGCCATTCACCTGGTTCCCCACATCCGGGAGGCACAGCGCAACGGCGCCGGGCTGGTCGTGATCGATCCCCGCAACACCCAACTGGCGCGCCTCTCCGATCTGCACCTGCCGGTCCGGCCAGGCACCGATGTCGCGGTCGCGCTGGCGCTGCATCGGTACCTGTTTGAAGGCGGCCTTGCCGACACGGCGTTCCTCGATGAACACGCCACCGGGGTCGACCGCCTGAGGGAACGGGCGGCGCCGTGGACGTTGCAGCGTGCCGCAGAGGTCGCGGGCGTGCCGGCCAATGACCTGCGTCGCTTCGCCGCGATGTATGCCGAATCGTCGCCGGCCCTGATTCGGTGCGGCTGGGGCCTCGAGCGGAACAGGAATGGCGGCAACGCCGCGATGGCGATTCTCGCGTTGCCGGCCGTGGCAGGAAAGTTCGGCGTGCGCGGCGGCGGCTACTCGATGAGCAATTCGGGCTCGTGGGGACTGACCAACACCTGGATTGGGGCGGATGCGCCGTCCACCCGCGTCATCAACATGAACCACCTCGGGCGCGTCCTTACCGACAGTCCTCAACCGCCGGTGACGGTGTTGTTCGTCTACAACTGCAACCCGCTGGCGACCATGCCCGACCAGAATCGCGTGCGGCGCGGACTGCTGCGCGACGATCTGACGACGGTCGTCTTCGACCAGGTGATGACCGACTCGGCGATGTACGCGGATGTCGTGCTGCCAGCCACCACGTTTCTCGAAGCCTACGATCTGGCGAGGGCGTATGGCCCGATCAACCTGCAGATGACGCAGCCTGTCATCGATGCGGTCGGCGACGCCCGTCCGAACGTCGAGGTCTTTGCTGATCTGGAACAACGCCTGGGTCTGTCGCAGGAGGGCGACCCGGTCACCGACGTCGAGATGATGATGAAGATTCTCGACGAACTTCCCGAGTCGATCAGCGGCGCGCTGAAGCATCAGGGACAGCCGGTGCCACCGTGCGGTTTCGCGCCGGTGCAGTTTGTCGACGTTTTCCCGCGCACACCCGACGCCAGGATCGACCTGTTTCCGGAGCGACTGGATCGCGAAGCGCCGCTCGGGCTCTACGCCTATCAGGACGATCCCGTGACCGACCCGTTTCCGCTCGCGATGATTTCGCCGTCGACCGAGAAGACGATCAGTTCGACGCTCGGTGAGCTGAACGATCGCCCTGCCGAGCTCTCGCTCCATCCAGAAGATGCGCGGCACCGGGAGATCGCGGACGGGGACAGGATTCGCGTGTTCAACGCCCTCGGCGAAGTGCGCTGCCTCGTCAGCGTTTCGCCGATTGTCCGGCCCGGCACCGTGTCACTTCCCAAGGGGCTGTGGAGCCGGAGCACGGAGAACGGGTCCACCGCCAACGCCCTGTCGCCAGACACGTTGTCGGATATCGGCGGGGGCGCTTGCTTCAACGATGCACGGGTGCAAGTGGAGAAGCTCGGGGAAATGTGA
- a CDS encoding oxidative damage protection protein, with product MSRTVTCVKLGKPLPGLDAAPWPGELGQRIFENVSAEAWKMWEERMKMILNEYRLLPFQKEAQELVARQMEEFFFGDNSALPPEYVPQRQK from the coding sequence ATGAGCCGGACGGTCACATGCGTCAAGTTGGGGAAGCCACTGCCTGGCCTGGATGCGGCCCCGTGGCCTGGTGAGCTTGGCCAGCGCATCTTCGAGAACGTGTCGGCCGAAGCCTGGAAGATGTGGGAAGAGCGGATGAAGATGATCCTCAACGAGTACCGGCTGCTGCCGTTTCAAAAGGAAGCGCAGGAACTGGTGGCGAGGCAGATGGAGGAGTTCTTCTTCGGAGACAACTCTGCCCTGCCGCCAGAGTACGTGCCCCAGCGGCAGAAATAG
- a CDS encoding CUAEP/CCAEP-tail radical SAM protein — protein sequence MRVVLLSTYELGRQPFGLASPAAWLRQAGAEVVVQDLSRQRLDEDVARGADVVAFYLPMHTATRLALPVIDRVRALNPGARLCAFGLYAPPNAGLLRAHGIDATYGAEVEADLVEYARGNHGTERVEGATDATAGPAPDCRSLARPIARLNFLVPDRAGLPGPSCYASLQRDDSSVVAGYTEASRGCKYFCRHCPVVPVYRGQIRTVPTGVVLADIRNQVASGAAHITFGDPDFFNGPAHARRTVTALHDEFPHLTYDVTIKISHLLRHQSLLGLLRDTGCLFVTTAVESIDDGILATLDKGHTAADVERTVSLCRQHALALAPTFVPFTPWTSLDGYIELLSAIRRLDLVEHVAPIQLGIRLLVSNGSRLLDLPDIRTLVGPFDPVALAYPWAHRDARVDALQKVIIATVGCHAGAGRGEVFDRVWRLACEFANADPDAGRAPVTLDGDYRRTSVPYLNEPWYC from the coding sequence ATGCGGGTCGTCCTGCTCTCGACGTATGAACTCGGGCGCCAGCCCTTCGGTCTCGCCTCGCCTGCGGCGTGGTTGAGGCAGGCCGGCGCAGAGGTCGTCGTGCAGGATCTGTCGCGCCAGCGACTCGACGAGGACGTCGCGCGTGGCGCGGACGTGGTTGCGTTCTACCTCCCCATGCACACGGCCACGCGACTTGCGCTGCCGGTCATCGATCGCGTCCGAGCACTCAATCCGGGAGCACGACTGTGCGCGTTTGGGCTGTACGCGCCGCCCAATGCGGGGCTGTTGCGCGCGCATGGCATCGACGCGACGTACGGGGCGGAAGTCGAAGCGGACCTGGTCGAGTACGCGCGTGGAAACCACGGGACGGAACGCGTCGAGGGCGCGACAGACGCTACGGCAGGCCCGGCGCCTGACTGTCGCAGCCTGGCGCGACCGATCGCACGGCTCAATTTTCTCGTGCCTGATCGAGCCGGCCTCCCTGGGCCGTCCTGCTATGCGTCGTTGCAGCGCGATGATTCGTCTGTTGTCGCCGGGTACACCGAGGCCAGCCGGGGTTGCAAGTATTTCTGCCGCCACTGCCCGGTGGTGCCGGTGTACCGCGGACAGATTCGCACGGTGCCCACCGGGGTGGTGCTCGCCGACATCCGGAATCAGGTGGCTTCCGGCGCGGCGCACATCACCTTCGGGGACCCCGATTTCTTCAACGGGCCGGCGCACGCTCGGCGTACCGTCACGGCGTTGCACGATGAGTTTCCTCACCTGACCTACGACGTCACGATCAAGATTTCTCATCTGCTGCGGCACCAGTCACTGCTCGGGCTGCTGCGAGACACGGGCTGTCTGTTTGTGACGACGGCGGTCGAGTCGATCGACGACGGGATCCTCGCCACGCTGGACAAAGGGCACACAGCTGCCGACGTCGAGCGCACGGTGTCCCTGTGCCGTCAGCACGCACTGGCACTGGCGCCGACGTTTGTGCCGTTTACGCCGTGGACGTCGCTGGACGGATACATAGAGCTGCTGTCGGCCATACGGCGTCTTGATCTGGTCGAGCACGTGGCGCCGATTCAGCTCGGTATCCGCCTGCTCGTTTCGAACGGATCACGACTCCTCGACCTGCCCGACATCCGCACGCTCGTGGGACCGTTCGATCCCGTGGCGCTCGCGTACCCGTGGGCCCACCGCGACGCCCGCGTCGACGCGCTGCAGAAAGTGATCATCGCAACCGTCGGATGCCATGCCGGGGCTGGCAGAGGCGAGGTGTTCGACCGCGTCTGGCGGCTGGCCTGCGAATTCGCCAACGCGGATCCGGACGCCGGCCGAGCGCCAGTTACGCTGGATGGGGACTATCGACGAACCTCGGTGCCGTACCTCAACGAGCCCTGGTACTGTTGA
- a CDS encoding ATP-grasp domain-containing protein, translating to MKRVLLLATTTGYQTRSFGDAASALGVELIFGLDRCRGLEDPWGDHSLAVRFYDDPRSVAAIASASQDGPISGILALGDQPTVLAARAAELLHLPFHSPAAARTSRNKLDSRNALMAAGLRVPWFAAADIDDDHDRLASRVPYPSVIKPLALSGSRGVIRVDNPHAFSTAFRRVRQILRAPDIKTMKDPALRQVLIEGYIPGVEFAVEGLMHHGVFEALALFDKPDPLDGPFFEETIYVTPSAHDAAIQEAVLTAVAAATAAIGLSHGPVHAECRANADGVFVLEVAARPIGGLCARALRFDVPRAGIDPGTRSGPIGSRETGLLAQGRQTEGHTISLEELLLRHALGEDVRGCRREACASGVMMMPIPNAGVYRGVRGVAEARAVALVEDVIITAKPGQRLVPLPEGASYLGFMFATAGLGEDVVAALRAAHGRLHFDIDRELPLAPSG from the coding sequence ATGAAACGGGTCTTGCTGCTTGCAACAACGACCGGCTATCAGACACGCTCGTTCGGCGACGCCGCGTCGGCGTTGGGTGTCGAGCTGATATTCGGGCTCGACCGATGCCGTGGGCTCGAGGACCCGTGGGGCGATCACTCGCTGGCGGTTCGGTTCTACGACGACCCCCGCTCGGTCGCGGCCATCGCGTCGGCGTCGCAGGATGGCCCCATCTCTGGCATCCTCGCTCTTGGCGACCAGCCCACGGTGCTGGCCGCCCGCGCGGCGGAACTGTTGCACCTGCCGTTCCATTCGCCTGCCGCCGCGAGAACCAGCCGAAACAAGCTCGACAGCCGCAATGCCCTGATGGCAGCAGGTCTGCGCGTGCCGTGGTTTGCGGCGGCCGACATTGATGACGACCACGATCGACTGGCGTCGCGCGTGCCGTACCCGTCGGTCATCAAGCCGCTCGCGCTCTCGGGCAGCCGGGGTGTGATTCGCGTGGACAACCCGCACGCCTTTTCCACCGCGTTCCGAAGAGTACGTCAGATTCTGCGGGCGCCAGACATCAAGACGATGAAGGATCCGGCGCTTCGGCAGGTGCTGATCGAAGGCTATATCCCTGGGGTGGAGTTCGCTGTTGAAGGCCTGATGCATCATGGGGTGTTTGAGGCGCTTGCGCTCTTCGACAAACCCGATCCGCTGGATGGCCCCTTCTTCGAAGAGACGATCTATGTAACTCCGTCCGCCCACGACGCCGCCATCCAGGAAGCCGTCCTCACGGCGGTCGCCGCGGCTACCGCTGCGATCGGACTGTCGCACGGGCCGGTGCACGCGGAATGCCGTGCGAACGCGGATGGCGTCTTCGTCCTCGAGGTGGCGGCACGCCCGATTGGCGGACTGTGCGCACGGGCGCTGCGATTCGATGTCCCTCGAGCCGGGATCGATCCCGGAACGCGCTCAGGACCCATCGGCTCGCGAGAGACTGGACTGCTTGCTCAGGGCAGGCAGACAGAGGGTCACACGATATCGCTGGAAGAGTTGCTGCTGCGTCACGCGCTTGGTGAAGATGTCCGAGGCTGCCGTCGGGAAGCCTGCGCGTCGGGCGTGATGATGATGCCCATTCCGAACGCCGGCGTGTACCGTGGCGTGAGAGGCGTCGCTGAGGCTCGTGCCGTCGCGCTTGTGGAAGACGTCATCATCACGGCCAAGCCCGGCCAGCGCCTGGTGCCGCTGCCGGAAGGCGCGAGCTACCTGGGCTTCATGTTTGCGACGGCCGGCCTCGGCGAGGACGTCGTGGCCGCGCTGCGAGCGGCGCACGGCAGACTGCACTTTGACATCGATCGCGAGCTGCCGCTGGCGCCAAGCGGATGA
- a CDS encoding methylated-DNA--[protein]-cysteine S-methyltransferase codes for MAKLVQEHTTYYTYLDTPVGTLMLAGCRDHGLRYVSFQRGKGAKAPESQWQRSDAPFRDAIRQLKEYFCGKRVTFDLKLNAKGTPFQIKVWRALAEIPYGATRSYAQIARRVGRPLAVRAVGLANGRNPLPIIVPCHRVIGSDGQLVGYGGGLSTKQALLQLEGVGLTADGFITPPPRRRRA; via the coding sequence ATGGCCAAGCTGGTGCAGGAACACACCACGTACTACACCTATCTCGACACCCCGGTGGGCACGCTGATGCTCGCCGGGTGTCGCGACCACGGTCTCCGCTACGTCAGCTTCCAGCGCGGGAAGGGGGCCAAGGCGCCCGAATCGCAGTGGCAGCGGTCGGATGCGCCGTTTCGTGACGCCATCCGGCAGCTCAAGGAGTACTTCTGCGGCAAACGCGTCACGTTCGACCTGAAGCTGAACGCCAAGGGCACGCCGTTCCAGATCAAGGTATGGCGAGCGCTCGCGGAGATACCCTACGGAGCCACCCGCTCGTACGCGCAGATCGCGCGACGGGTCGGCCGCCCGCTCGCCGTGCGCGCGGTGGGGCTGGCCAACGGACGCAACCCTCTGCCCATCATCGTGCCATGCCATCGGGTCATCGGCAGTGACGGCCAGCTGGTCGGCTACGGCGGTGGACTGTCCACCAAGCAGGCCCTGCTCCAGCTGGAAGGCGTCGGGCTGACGGCCGACGGGTTCATCACGCCCCCTCCTCGTCGCCGGCGAGCATGA
- a CDS encoding pyridoxamine 5'-phosphate oxidase family protein, with product MPDQTQGQYDVQRFKDLIHEIPFAMFTTVTAGGGLRSRPMVAIGDAFDGSLWFFSRATSPVAQEIDGNSHVNVTYVSAPEDRFVTVSGNAVMVRDVARARQMWNPTFAKWFTGGADDAELSMIKVVPTVVEYWDRKAGRMQQL from the coding sequence ATGCCGGACCAGACCCAGGGTCAGTACGACGTGCAGCGCTTCAAGGACCTGATTCACGAGATTCCGTTCGCGATGTTTACGACTGTTACCGCCGGCGGCGGGCTGCGGAGCCGGCCGATGGTGGCGATCGGCGACGCGTTCGACGGATCTTTGTGGTTCTTCTCTCGCGCGACCTCACCGGTCGCCCAGGAGATCGACGGCAACAGTCACGTCAACGTCACCTACGTCTCGGCGCCCGAGGATCGGTTCGTCACGGTATCGGGCAACGCGGTGATGGTGCGTGACGTGGCCAGAGCCCGGCAGATGTGGAACCCGACGTTTGCCAAGTGGTTCACGGGCGGTGCCGACGACGCCGAACTGTCGATGATCAAGGTTGTTCCGACCGTCGTCGAGTACTGGGATCGCAAGGCCGGACGGATGCAACAGCTCTAG